A window of Sporichthyaceae bacterium genomic DNA:
CCGCCGGTACTGCTTGTCGGCGGTCAGCACCATCAGGCGGGCCGGGACGCCGTCGACGTCGTGCACGTTGTCCAACACGACGGCCAGGCCGGCGAAGCGGCCGCGGGACACCAGCACGACATCGCCGCGGCGCAGCTTGGTCAACGAGCTTCCGACCTGGGCGCGGCCGTCGCGGGAGCGCTGCTTGGCCAATGCGGTCTCGCGCTCGCTGAGCGTGGTCCGTAGCGCGAAGTACTCCGCGAAGTCGCCCCGATCGCATTCGGCGGCTTCCTGATAGCCCGTCAGACCCTCGTCCTGCTTGCGGATCTGCGCGGCCACACCGACCACCGAGCGGTCGGCCTGGAACTGGGCGAAGGAGGTCTCCAACAACGCCCGCGCGCGGACCCGACCCAGTTGCCCGACCAGGTTGACGGCCATGTTGTACGAAGGCCGGAAGCTCGACCGCAGCGGGAAAGTCCGGGCCGAGGCCAGCCCGGCGACCGCCCGCGGGTCCATGTCCGGGTGCCAGAGCACGACCGCGTGGCCTTCGACGTCGATGCCGCGGCGCCCGGCCCGACCGGTGAGCTGGGTGAACTCCCCCGGCGTGATGTCGGCGTGGGTCTCGCCGTTGAACTTGACCAGCTTCTCCAGCACGACGGCCCGGGCCGGCATGTTGATGCCCAGCGCGAGGGTCTCGGTGGCGAAAACCGCCTTGACCAGGCCGCGTACGAACAGTTCCTCGACGACTTCCCGGAACGCCGGGAGCATGCCCGCGTGATGGGCTGCGACGCCGCGCTCGAGCCCGTCCAGCCACTCCGACCAGCCCAGCACGACCAGGTCGGACTCCGGGATGCTCGCGCAGGCCCGCTCGGCCACCGAACGCACCGTCTCGCGGTCCCCCGGGCCGTTGAGCCGCAAGCCGGCCCGCAGGCACTGCTGCACCGCGGCGTCGCACCCGGCCCGGCTGAAGATGAACGTGATCGCCGGCAGCAGTCCCGACCGTTCCAGCCGGGCGACGACCTCGGCCCGACTCGGCACCCCGTTGGGCCGACCGCCCTGGCGCCGTTGGCCCCGGCGCGGCGGACCGTCGCCCCAGGCGCCGCGCCGCGCCAACCGGACCAGGTCCGGGTTGAGTTGCTTCTGCCCGTCGTCGACGAACAGGTCGACAATCTGGTCGCGCACAAGGACGTGCTGCCACAGCGGTACCGGCCGGTGCTCGGAGACGATCACCTCGGTGTGGCCGCGCACGGTCTTCAGCCACTCACCGAACTCCTCGGCGTTGGAGACGGTGGCCGACAGCGACACCAACGTCACCGACTCCGGGAGGTGGATGATCACCTCCTCCCAGGCGGCGCCGCGGAACGGGTCGGCCAGGTAGTGCACCTCGTCCATGACCACGAAGCCCAGCCCGCGCAGGGTGTGCGACCCGGAGTAGAGCATGTTGCGCAGTACCTCGGTGGTCATGACCACCACCGGGGCCTCGCCGTTGATCGTGTTGTCGCCGGTCAGCAGGCCGACCTTGGCCGCACCGTGCCGCGCCACCAGGTCGGCGAACTTCTGGTTGGACAGCGCCTTGATCGGGCTGGTCCAGAAGCACTTGCGGCCGGAGTCCAGGGCGAGTTCGACGGCGAACTCCCCGACCACGGTCTTGCCGGCACCGGTCGGCGCGGCGACCAGCACCCCGGCGCCGGACTCCAGTGCCTGGGCGGACCTGACCTGGAAGTCGTCGAGCGGGAACGGCAGCGCTTCCCGGAACCGGTGCAGCACAGTGCCCTGCTCCGCGGCGCGCACGCGCGCAGCCGCGTACCGCTCGGCGGGCGAAGACATTCGGTCAGCCTCGCAGAAGGTCAGCTCTCGACTTCGTCCCGTCGGGCCCTGCGGCGGTCGACCATTGTCGTGATCCCTACCGCGATCCCGTACAGCAGGACCATCGGCACCGCCATCGCGCTCATCGTGCCCGGGTCGCCGGTCGGGGTCGCGACGGCGGCGAACACGAAGATGCCGAACACCATCCCG
This region includes:
- a CDS encoding DEAD/DEAH box helicase, whose translation is MSSPAERYAAARVRAAEQGTVLHRFREALPFPLDDFQVRSAQALESGAGVLVAAPTGAGKTVVGEFAVELALDSGRKCFWTSPIKALSNQKFADLVARHGAAKVGLLTGDNTINGEAPVVVMTTEVLRNMLYSGSHTLRGLGFVVMDEVHYLADPFRGAAWEEVIIHLPESVTLVSLSATVSNAEEFGEWLKTVRGHTEVIVSEHRPVPLWQHVLVRDQIVDLFVDDGQKQLNPDLVRLARRGAWGDGPPRRGQRRQGGRPNGVPSRAEVVARLERSGLLPAITFIFSRAGCDAAVQQCLRAGLRLNGPGDRETVRSVAERACASIPESDLVVLGWSEWLDGLERGVAAHHAGMLPAFREVVEELFVRGLVKAVFATETLALGINMPARAVVLEKLVKFNGETHADITPGEFTQLTGRAGRRGIDVEGHAVVLWHPDMDPRAVAGLASARTFPLRSSFRPSYNMAVNLVGQLGRVRARALLETSFAQFQADRSVVGVAAQIRKQDEGLTGYQEAAECDRGDFAEYFALRTTLSERETALAKQRSRDGRAQVGSSLTKLRRGDVVLVSRGRFAGLAVVLDNVHDVDGVPARLMVLTADKQYRRLTEADFTGPVEPVEKLRIPKSFNPRAALDRRDLAATVRNKVAEPKVRRSRPDRAAEDDEVAQLRREIRSHPCHSCPDREDHARWASRHKQLTRETERLRTQVSTRTGTIARTFDRVCSTLQTLGYLDGDTVTPQGRRLARLYTELDLLAAECLRRGLWSGLGPAELAACVSALVYESRTKDEAPPPNIPDGQVRDTLSAMVRTWSELERVERDHKVAFLREPDLGFVRATHRWAAGRSLEAVLREADLSAGDFVRWCKQLIDLLGQLAAAAEPDVAAVAEAAIAAVRRGVVAYSSVA